The Dioscorea cayenensis subsp. rotundata cultivar TDr96_F1 chromosome 18, TDr96_F1_v2_PseudoChromosome.rev07_lg8_w22 25.fasta, whole genome shotgun sequence genome includes the window atatatatatatatatattggttttattgaagagaaataaaataaaaagggagtaattatttataattaagaaTTCCAATATGTCCGTATAAAGGGCTAGTTAGCCTTTTATAATCATTCTTATGGTTAATGAATCACAAAAACCATCTGGAAACCTTAAATTGGTGAATCCACTCACAAATAACCCTCTTCTGTGCTTTAGTTAAAGTGTAGAGTGCTTTAGGAATAGAACGACATGTACTATTTGAAGGAACTGCTATCTCCTTACGATCACAAAGAACTCCAACATCTTTTCTTGCGTTAATGTTATCCTTGCTCTTCCCTTTCACATCCATCACAGTGAAAAACACATTATCAAAAACATTTTTCTCGATGTGCATTACATCAAGATTGTGTCGGATCAAATTGGTTTTCCAATAAGGAAGATCCCAAAAAATGCTTCTTTTTGTCCATTTATGATCTGCTCCATACCCTGGGGGAGTGTTAATTGGGTCCTCAACTGCTGTTGGGAACATCATAACTCGATTAAGAATTTCATCCCCTGACAATATTGGTGGTGTACCATTTTTTTCCACACGACCTCGAATGAAAGACTTTTTGTCCTTACGGTACGAATGATTTTGTGGTAAGAACTTTCGATGACAATCAAAATAGCTTGCCTTCCGACCGTGTTGTAGATGAAAAGCATTGGAGCTCTCCATACATATTGGACATCCTAAAACCCCAGCAGTACTCCACCCAGATAGCATCCCGTACGcaggaaaatcattaattgtaCACAAAAGTGCAGCCTTCATGCGAAAATATTCACTTTTGGAAATATCATATGTCATTTCACCAAAAACCCATAAATTATTCAGCTCATCAATCAAAGGTTGTAGAAAAACATCTATGTTCTTCTTCGGGTTCTTAGGCCCGGGACAAATTAGAGTTAAGAACATATAAGGCCTTTTCATGCACATGCCTGGTGGAAGGTTATAAGGAGTCACAACCACTGGGCAACATGAATAAGTCCTCCCAAATTGTCCATGCGGTGCAAAGCCATCAGCACATAAACCCAAACGAATATTACGAGGTTCCTGGGCAAAATCAGGATAAGTTCTATCAAAATGTTCCCATGCCTCGGCATCAGATGGATGTTGCATTACTCCCTCGTTTCTTTCATGAGTAGCATGCCAGGTCATATGCGTTGCTGTAGCATTAGAAGCATACAACCTTTGTAATCTTGGAGTTAATGGCAAGTATCTCAGTATTGCTTGTGCAATCATTTTATGAGCGTGATCATTAGGTAGCCTATGTCGACCCTTGACTTGCTTGTACCTCGGTTCATCACAAAACTTGCAAGAGACTTCCGTAGCATCATGTTTCCAATACAACATGCAACCATTTTTGCAAGCATCTATTTTAACCACAGGCAAACCAAGTTCATTCATAGTTTTCCTGTGATGGTAATAATCAGTTGGCATTGTATTATCTGGAGGAAGAACTTCTTTAATTGCGGTAATCATGGAATTGAAATCAGCCTCAGACATGTTAGCATCAGACTTGATAGATAACATCCTAGCAACGAAAGACAACTGGGAGTGATTCTCACATCCTTCATATAGGGGTTGGTCAGCAATCtttaacacattaaaaaatCTATCAGTTAATTGACTTCTTTCATCAATTTGAAAACCAGAAGTTGGCTCATCTAATGGTGGTTGCACACTTGGACCAGCTTCATCATTACAATGAGATGGTGCCCATATCGGAACACGAGAACGCAAACAATCATACACCATTCTTTGGTCCCAAGTCATTTGCTCATAGTCACCCCAGTTTGCCACATGTTCTACACTTTGGTCATGATTCTCATTTAGCTCCTCATTAACTGGGAATAATTCTTCCCCATGACAAGTCAAGTTCCAATAACATTGTTTAAACCCACGGCGATATAAATGCAAAACTACATCATCTGGAGCCAGAAATCGTGTgtttttgcacttaaaacaagGGCACCTAATATTCTCCCCATTTTTGTAAGAGTCATCTTGACTAactgcaaattggatgaattcatcCACCCCAGCAATAAATTCATCAGTCAATCCTTTTCATTCAGGCAGATTTCGATTATACATCCATTTTCTTGACAACATTTTTGGACCTATGAACAAAATTACATATGatcattgttttgtattaaatatttttaaaagtaattagTTCGATAACATGGATATGCATGGTTTATTTCATATGTTCCCACATTGACTTCTTCAGACTAGCATGATATACAGTTGGCCTAGAggttttaattatcattaaaacatCTACATAATATAGCCTGATACCtttcagtttaaaaaaaaaaattaatgcataCCAATTCTTGAGTAAACAATCTTACAAATTAATGCATGCATGGTTtggttaaataattacaaataagcTTGCACGGAAATTAAATGAGAGACTGCATTTGTATACGGTTAAGACTAATTAAGCtgtgtttataatatatatttattatgtatattataATAAACTGAACTTTCTGTGTAAGTGTCAGGATTTGGGAATAATATTCAATGGTTTTTAGGAGGAAACAATGCATTCCATGGTTTATTTTTGACTTTATTTGTCTCTTGGACATTCTCACTTTTTTAGGacatttattcttgtttttaatcatatatatttagacGGCAacaattgactttttttttttttaaatattgagaaTATATTTTACCATTGAACATTAAGGCAAGAACTTAGACTCAATAAAATGCATAACTTGGTGACGTTTGAGTTGAGGTTTTGGTATAGAAAACATATTGTTAAGCCCAACTAATGAATAAATTCAACGTAAGTCTAAAATGATTATCAAATGATGCTTTTTCCAACCTCCGTTTCTAACTTCCAAAAACTATGAGACATAAATTGACCCATTCTTCTTGATCTTAGGTCATAGCATCATTTATTTACACATAAATATGTCTgcgtgttctttttttttttttaagttctaGACAAACCAACGGGTGACAAAATTTAAACcaataattaaagaataaaaaataaataaatgcaaaagcTGTTAGTTGGGTTAGTTGAATGTTCAACAAACCATAACAAAGGCCtgcttgaaaagaaaaagagaatagaaaaaCTAACCTTGTGGTCACTGACAGTGGAATcttgaaactatatatatattactgctTGCAAAATCTGATCAGCTGTTTTAGTTCCAAGGTTTCTTAGACCTGCTATTGCCTGCGTGGATTGACAttgaaaatcaaaaacaaaaattgagattcatcaaatcaacatcaaaataaaaaaaatagatattaattTGAGATTAGAACAATGGCTCTCACTCCAAGTGTGACAGGTGTAGAACGTTGCAATTCCACAGGAACCACATTCTCAGCTTTCTCCAAAAGAGAAATGAGTGAATTTGCAGCCTTTTGTGGATCATTAGCATAGTAACCCAACCCAGGTTTTACCTGAATATATTTATGCAAAAACATCAGAAGTCAAGAAACACCaagaacaaaattcaaaaaacatatatatgttttacatcaCAAGATTTCGAGAAAAATTCTCATCGAATTACTCTTTCCAAAGAAAACCCTCCACCACAAAACCAAATCCAcggaatattaaaaaaaatcaaacaaataaagatcTAAATGATTCAGACCCATACAACTCCAAAAAAGTAAAATCCAGAGATAACAACAAATCAAGCAATCAATCCCAGAAACAGTCGACTAATCGCTAAAATCCCAGCAACCAACTCCAAacaatcaacaacaacaacaaagaccacaaatcccaaaacaaaacaaagtaagAAATCGAAAACCATATCTATAAGACGAAATAAATACCGGATCGAGAGAGATGTTGCCGTGGAGGTTATCAAACACATGCTTCAAGAACCAACGGTCATTCGGGGCGGCTACAGGGTTGAGGACCTGAGACCGCGGCAGCCGCTGAGCTCTGTCTGGAGAAGACGTTAGGGTTCGTGGGAGCAGGATCTCAATCTCTTTGGGGTTTATATAGAAAACGAAAGCAAACGAGGGACTGAAGCAATGAGAGCGAGCAGGATCTCAATCTCTTTGGCTTGTTCTTAAACTCCGCCGAACGGCCACAGTGAGTCGGTGCCGTCGAAGTTCAAAACCGGGGGTGGGGATTTGGAGGCCGACCACAGTGGTGGGTGAAAATCTGAGCGGGTTGTAAAACCTTACATCCTAGGTTTTACATCcactcaaattattattattattattatattattattataatagtgAAAACCTAGGTGTTTTCATTACTATTactgttatattattattattattattattattattattattattattattattataatgaaaacCTAGGATGTTTtcactactactactattattattattatagtgaaAACCTAGGATGTTTTCACTATTattactatattattattattattcttattattattattatagtgaaAACCTAGGATGTtttcactattattattattattattaataatatcaaatagTCAACTATAGTCAATTATAGAAGCATTTGATGTGACTTaggttttttaatttgttgtgatGTTTTTACGAAATCatgtttattgttaattatgataataaaataaatatattatattatacaaTATAACACCTAAAATTTAAggaatgatttatttaaaaatatattatttttttaaaattatatattttactcGGTTTAATTCTCCATTAACATCAAACACCATGTTAAATAAAGCATGTTCATTAGTTATTTactacaagttttttttttcttcacctcCAAagcacaataatttttatttaatattaaaaaaattatggaaaaagATTGAATAAGAAGAAAACGCGAAACACATTTATCTTGTTTAACGTGGAAACACATTTCATTTTTTACATATAAACCAAAACCTACATAAGCCACATCCTCGTATTTAATAACCCTATGACATTGGTGGCATGTCTAGTTGGCTAATGTAATGACAAATGGCatcaactattattattataaaaacaaatgcttttgaaaagtttaatgaaagattcaaggaatgtaattaaaaatttttactattaataccataattaatgtaaatatatatttaaatgtaataatatttttaaaaatatttataattgttttttgaaatgTTCCAAGATAAATTaagcatttattttaaatatatatatatatataaacaaaattaatgaatgcaAGTAAATATTTccattattaatatcataattaatgcaaacaaatatttaagtgtaataatatttttaaagtgatttataattttttattagaaatattctcaaatcaaattatacatctattttaaatatatactagGCATTCTCCCCAGCTTCACATcgaagttttcaaaattttgtatgGGTTTTTGaggtaatattatatatatatatatatatatataattgatataattaaacaaaaccttctcattaaaaacttttgtataccttagatttcaaaggtGTTATACACAtttaatgcataaataaataaatgcgatcaaagtttttcaattattaatattataaataatataaataaaaacttaaatgtaataaaaactatttaaattttgtaagaaaatgttatgcaataaacaaattaaggttttttattgtgggtacataattattatcaaaagtataaaattattatgtaattattataaataaagtataactattatgaatatagaatattatgtgtatgggtaattaaattatgctatcaaatttttaatatttttttgtgaagaatagtagagattttgtaagaaaaatattatgcattaagtttttttcaattGTGGGTACATAATTTTTGATCAAAagagtaaaattattatgtaattattataaatagagtaaaattattataaaccgtgccaaaacccatgacaaataaatgtatgatgtgtttgtcacggtttttgcaCGGTCAACCCCTAAACTCGtgcaaaaaccgtgccaaataccatggattccattgtcacggtttttagcGCATGCTTTAAGCTCGATCGCGCAAAAACCCACGTGACAAATAAATGTATGATatgtttgtcacagtttttggcacggtcaaccctaaaccgtgccaaaaaccgtgccaaataccatggactccattgtcatgatttttggcacggtttagggttgaccgtgccaaaaaccgtgacaaataaatgtATGATGTGTTTGGCACTCtttttggcacggtcaaccctaaactgtgccaaaaaccgtgccaaataccatggatcccattgtcacggtttttggcacggtttaagcTTGACTGTgccaaaaacagtgacaaataaatgtatgatgtgtttgtcacagtttttggcataGTCAACCCTAaattgtgccaaaaaccgtgccaaataccatggattccattgtcacggtttttggcacagtttaaGCTTGACTGTGCCAAAAACAGTTACAAATAAatgtatgatgtgtttgtcacggtttttggcacggtcaaccctaaaatgtgccaaaaaccgtgccaaataccatggatTCCATTGTcactatttttggcacggtttaagcttgactgtgccaaaaactgtgacaaataattgtatgatgtgtttgtcacggtttttggcacggtcaaccttaaaccgtgccaaaaaccgtgccaaagaCCATGGACTCCattgtcacgatttttggcacggtttagggttgaccgtgccgaaaaccgtgacaaataaatgtATGATGTGTTTGGCACTATTTTTAGCACGATCAACcctaaactgtgccaaaaaccgtgccaaataccatggattccattgtcacggtttttggcacggtttaagcTTGACTGTGCCAAAAACAGtaacaaataaatgtatgatgtgtttgtcacggtttttggcacggttttttgTCTTAATTTTAGACGAAAACATAAATGGTGCTAAATACCGTGACAGAATTGTCACGATTTAGTAACTAtgccaaataccgtgacaaCTTTGTCACTAAATTGTGTTCTGTGCCAATTTCCGTGACAAATTTAGCACGGaatcaaaaccgtgccaaataaatcgtgccaaattcctgtttttcttgtagtgtataaAGTTTTGCAAATATTTGAAACGGTAAGTATATATATGCCTATGTAGCACATGAAGCTTATGATTTTCCTAgattaatgtaaaaatattaatacacCAAGTTTGACAACAACTGCACAAAGTGGAAGTATGTATTATTTGATATTCACAAGATGACAATATCtaattaatctaaaaaattCCCAAGCCTAACAAAACCAAGACAtggtataattatataatatataattcctACAACCAAACAGTAACcacattttttaaaacttcACTAGACCCGATAGAACCAATCCAAAGTATTATCATATAGCATAAAATACATCTTTCCAGAAAATAAACAACACATACAACATACAAAAATTTCTGTGATAAACACATGCTCTCCACACCCACACCGTTTAGATTAttaaacacttatcaaaatattttttcggCCTTTTAGAAGGAGCCatgcatgcaaataataatagcattCACAATAGGATTTCTAGAAAGAGTGAATAAACCCATACCAAAATCTTTCTAAATTTGTCGGGGAAGATAGgaaaatcataaatcaaaatagttggGGCACTTACGTCTAAGACTCAATCGGACCACTCCAAATCATAGCACTTAACGCCTCTCACAAGGTCTTTGAGGCTCTAAACCAATGGTATAAAAGGAGGTACTCAGATTCCAAATTAAGTAGATTTAAAATATAGAGTAATGGTACACAAACTAATAGCTTATCAATACTCATAGCAACACAAGTATCACCAAAATCAGAATGCTGAGAGCATAACAAGATGGCTATTTCTAGCCATTCTAAGTtcatctaaaaattataaaatagaaatCATCAAGTCTTGGGAATTTTTTAATGAGTCAAAAGAAATCAAGTAACTATTATAATAGCAGCAGGGAGACATTCAAGATAATCAAACACAAGATTGTGGGCTAAAATTTTACAAGGTTCAGGATTCTCCCTCCATAATTGACAATTGTCAAAGAATGCACAAAGCATTCACACAATTCATTTAACAACAACATTATTTGGAAACCATACTACTCATGAACTCGAACATTATCACAAAATCTAACAATATCATTGCCATTCGTCATGCTACCTCATCCGACCAAGGTGATCAAATATCAAGTGAGAGATACCAGGTGGTATGATTGCTTGCCTCGACGACTGCAAAACCATGGTTATCAGTAGCAACTCCTCACAAAGATCTTGATCTCCTACTTACTACAAAGAGtggcttcttctcttctctcccttttcccctttttttcattttgctttatttcCTTATTCTTCACTTCAGACCGGACCTTCCACTTCAAATAGAATCCCATTCCAcattttgtttggttggaggggatGAGAATGTgtggatggggatggggaagggtaataagtgcttgtgtattagtaatactaagtatttttttttcttacgatgagcattacttttctcagattctattgataatacatgtgtatttgtgttcttttatgtatgtagagttgtggagacaaatatggaagaaagaagccaaagtagattgcgtttgtaatttgttgatggaatcttggagtgaacaaacgtgaagacacaagttgtgctcaaagacatgtgagtgagTGCCAACCTTCgctgtgctcaagtgaatatgcaaattggaggggcacaaaggcagtcgcactcatttgttctgacttgtgtaatgttagcaagattgtcgtcaaatgtgtttGTATTTAAAGATACAACGTGATTTACAgtatggacgtgtgcccgtttatgttggcTCGATTAAAATTGTGGATtggggagtattttggcggagtaatgtagcaggttgttgtagcattttactgtagcagttactgtttaaaGGCCGCTGAAAATTGAacttctgcagattcacacgggcttgtggaaatttcacacgcttGCGTGGATACCTGATTCCAACcatatttaagtcgcgatttcagcccgatttcagaatctttttccccatcttttggctatcttttctccatctttggaggcacccacggctagggtttggatagGCTTGGGCTTTTGGATAGTTTTGACGGTcttcaacaccgcattcctatggaagagagttattggggaagctttcgtcatcaccgatccggcgaggtgtgtcctaggcttgacaagggaagcCTTGAAGATGAcgtggccactccacaagaccatcgacacgaacaccaagggggttttattcatagattgcatctttttacttttgatttcattattgattatattgtgctccatggagggctaaactcctagtgggtgcttggactcgtaaaccctaagatgatgttgtttctttgaccttttattatgctttctttaattgatgttttaagtgagttccaatcttcaatgcttgtcgagttgatttttccttagagtgacactagggttgagagtccattttgttaatccttgtggatgagtgacacaccatgagggttagacaatgctagattggagaggtttaagagggtgagtcgagagatagtggaacgtcccctttaccctctggtgtgatctatctccacattccaagagacgaactccgctggggcttagttgcgctagcaacggagtgaagcgttgaagtaatccttagtataagaggcttaattgtgattagggttCTTTCttctgaaccaaagggttagatctatattcgggaatagggtttatcacttggaatccctagagctttaagcaacctagcacagtgtgaggtgttgagactgagtgatttgtccaccagggcatagtgtagggttagtcacggttgacattaAGTTTTGGAACCATGTGTTTAAtaattttcacgactcattagacatcagttaagagacataatgattggtcatGCACATGAAGCAACATTCCTAAggtgagcaatgttcgggtgccccatttattgtcgattgcctctcccaTCTTCTATTtgcgccttcttcttcttttcttatttctatttgcattgattagttttcacatcactatcaattcatctttactatagtta containing:
- the LOC120282765 gene encoding uncharacterized protein LOC120282765, whose amino-acid sequence is MVYDCLRSRVPIWAPSHCNDEAGPSVQPPLDEPTSGFQIDERSQLTDRFFNVLKIADQPLYEGCENHSQLSFVARMLSIKSDANMSEADFNSMITAIKEVLPPDNTMPTDYYHHRKTMNELGLPVVKIDACKNGCMLYWKHDATEVSCKFCDEPRYKQVKGRHRLPNDHAHKMIAQAILRYLPLTPRLQRLYASNATATHMTWHATHERNEGVMQHPSDAEAWEHFDRTYPDFAQEPRNIRLGLCADGFAPHGQFGRTYSCCPVVVTPYNLPPGMCMKRPYMFLTLICPGPKNPKKNIDVFLQPLIDELNNLWVFGEMTYDISKSEYFRMKAALLCTINDFPAYGMLSGWSTAGVLGCPICMESSNAFHLQHGRKASYFDCHRKFLPQNHSYRKDKKSFIRGRVEKNGTPPILSGDEILNRVMMFPTAVEDPINTPPGYGADHKWTKRSIFWDLPYWKTNLIRHNLDVMHIEKNVFDNVFFTVMDVKGKSKDNINARKDVGVLCDRKEIAVPSNSTCRSIPKALYTLTKAQKRVICEWIHQFKVSRWFL